Part of the Nitrosopumilus piranensis genome is shown below.
GATTTTGACTTAAAACCAGAAGCAAGTAAATTCATTGATTTTCAGATTCTAAGATTGCAAGAACTTCCTGAAGATTTACCGCCAGGACAACTCCCTCATTATATTGATGTAACAATTAGGCAGGATTTAGTAGATAATGCTAGGCCTGGGGATAGAATTGTCCTTACCGGAGTAGTCCGAGTAGAGCAAGAATCTGTAACTGGAGTAACTCGTGGACACAGTGGATTGTATAGATTGAGAATTGAAGGAAACAATATCGAATTTTTGGGTGGACGTGGTTCTAAAACTGCAAGAAAAATTGAAAGAGAAGAAATTTCTCCTGAAGAAGAAAAAATGATTAAAGCCCTAGCTCATAGTCCTGATGTTTATCAAAGATTAATTGATTCGTTTGCTCCTCATATTCAGGGGCAATCCTTAATCAAAGAAGCAATCTTGTTACTGATTGTAGGTTCTAATCAAAGATCATTAGGTGATGGCAGTAAAATTAGAGGTGACATTAACGTATTTCTTGTAGGTGATCCTGGTACTGCAAAAAGTGAGATGCTAAAATTCTGTTCTAGGATTGCACCGCGTGGTCTGTACACTTCTGGTAGAGGTTCAACTGCTGCAGGACTTACTGCCGCTGTTGTAAGAGACAAAACAGGAATTATGATGCTAGAAGCTGGTGCAGTTGTACTTGGTGATCAAGGTCTTGTAAGTATTGACGAATTTGATAAGATGAAACCAGAAGATAGAAGTGCATTACACGAAGTTATGGAACAACAATCTGCAAGTATTGCAAAGGGAGGTATTGTTGCAACACTAAATGCACGAACATCAATTTTAGCAGCAGCCAACCCTATGTATGGTAAATATGATCCATTCAAAAACATCACAGAAAATGTCAATTTACCAATTCCTCTTTTAACAAGATTTGACTTGATCTTTGTTGTAAGAGATATTCCAACTAAAGAGAAAGATGAAAAGATTGCAAGACACATTATTGAATTACATACCCCTCAAGGAACTGACAAAAAATCTGTAGTAGATGTTGATTTACTTACAAAATACCTCTCATATGCAAAACGTGGTTCTCCTGATTTAACCAAGGAAGCAGAACAAAAAATCCTTGATTATTATCTACAAATGAGAAATGTAGAATCTGAAGAAATGATAACAGTCACTCCTAGACAACTTGAGGGTATCATCAGGCTCTCTACTGCTAGAGCGAGATTACTCATGAAAGATAAGGTTGAAGAGGAAGATGCAGAGCGTGCGATTTTCCTAATTCAAAGTATGCTTCAGGATGCAGGTGTTGATGTTAATACTGGAAAAGTTGATCTTGGCGTATTACAAGGAAAGCCTCGCAGTGAAGTATCAAAAATGCAATTATTCATGGATGTACTAAAAGGTCTGGAAGGTGATAATAAGATCCCTGTTGAAGAAAAAGCCTTTGTTAGGGAACTTGAAAAGAGTGAAAAATTCACTGAAGAAGAGGCAAGAAATTACATTAGAAGAATGCTTAGAGAAGCATCTATTTATGAATCAAAACCCGGTCATTATAACCGAGTATGAAAATAGAAAAATTACAACTCCCTGATTCTGCAATTAAATTCTTAAAATCACAAGGCTTTGAAAAATTATATCCACCACAAGCTGATAGTGTAAAGTCTGGATTACTTGATGGCAAAAGCATTCTAGTTTCTGCTCCTACTGCAAGTGGCAAAACATTGATTGCAATGATTGGAATGATGAGTTATCTTTCAAAAAACAAGGGTAAGATAATTTATCTTAGTCCTTTGAGAGCATTAGCTGCTGAAAAATTTTCAGAGTTTAAAAAATTAGAAAAAATTGCATTAGGTAAGAAAATTAAAGTAGGAATTTCTACTGGTGATTTTGAAAATATTGAAAAAAATCTAGAAAAAAACAATATTTTGATTTTAACAAATGAAAAAATGGATTCTATAATTAGACATGGTGCAGAATGGATTGATGAAATAGGGTTAGTGATTGCAGATGAGGTTCATCTAATCGGTGATGAGAATAGAGGACCAACATTAGAGATGATCTTAACTCAACTAAAACTATTAGAAACAAAACCTCAGATTGTAGGTCTTAGTGCAACTATTACAAATTCTGATGAGATTGCAGACTGGCTTGGATGTAAACTAGTCAAAAATGATTGGAGGCCTGTTCCTTTAACTGAAGGTGTCTGTGATGGTGGTGAAGTTACAATGAATGGTGGAAAAACATTTGAAGTTGAGCGTAGCATTCGTGGAACTCCTGTCGATTTAGGTGTACAGTCTGTCAAAGATGGTGGACAATCCTTGGTTTTTGCAGAAACTAGAACACGCTCAAAATCATTAGCAACAAAAGCAGCTGATGCAATATCACAAATTCTACAAAAAAAGGATATAGCTCAACTGGAGAAAACCTCCAAAAAAATCCTGTCTGAGAATGAACATACAGAATTAGTAAAAACATTAGCAACTTTAGTTAAAAAAGGAGTTGCATTCCATCATGCAGGATTAAATCAAAATTGTAGAGAAATAATTGAAAAAGAATTCCGTAATGGTGCCATCAAATTACTGTCGTCTACACCAACCTTAGCTGCAGGAGTTAATCTTCCTGCAAGAAGAGTTGTGATTTCAAATGTTAATAGATATAACGCAAAGGTAGGGGCAAACAGACCTATTAGTATTTTAGAATACAAACAGCTTTGTGGACGAGCTGGAAGACCACAATATGATGATTATGGAGAATCAATTATTGTTGGAAACGGTAACGCTGAAGATTTAATTGATTATTACATAAATGGTGAGCCTGAACCAATTGAATCCAAAATAACTGATGATAAATCTCTTCGAACACATATACTAAGCATTGTAGTTACTCATCCAGGAATTAAAAAAGAAGAAATCTTGGAGTTTTTTTTAGAGACATTAGGCGGATTACAATCAAGAAAACCCACAATAAAATTTGCAATTGATATTTCTCTAAGATTTCTTTCTAGTGAATACTTGCTTGTCAAAAAAGGTGATAGGTATGCCGCAACAGAATTTGGAAAAAAGACTTCTATGCTTTACATTGATCCTCTAACTGCAACATACTTTAGAGATGCTGTTGAAAATGTATCTCAAGACAGGAAACATACTTTTGGGTTTTTACATTTAATTTCAAATTGTGAAGAATTTTTTCCAAAATTCTCTCTCCGCCAGAAGGACTATGAGGCAGCTAGTTTAATGATAGAAAACAATTCTTCAGAATTATTAGAACCCATATCTGAATATGATTGTTCAAGAAGTCTCTTGGCTTTACAGGCTTGGATTACTGAATCTTCAGAATTGTCACTTTCAGACAGTCTAGGAATAGAGTCTGGTGATGTGCATAGAATGACTGAGACTGCAAACTGGCTGGCTTATTGCCTAAGGGAGATATCTAAACATGTTGAAAGGGTTGATTTATTGGAAGAATTGGATGATCTTAGGCAAAGAATTACCTATGGAATTCGTGAAGAATTACTTGATTTAGTGCAAATCAAAGGAATTGGAAGAGTAAGGGCACGAATTCTCTTCAAACACGGAATTAGGAATCTAGATGATTTAGCAAAGATTCCTGTGAATAAATTAGCAGATATTGATAAAATTGGTTCAACCATTGCGGATAACATCAAGTCCGAATTACGAAAGATTAGATATTGATTGAATTTCTTTTTCCTGCAATAATCTCTTGTGTGGCTGCATTTTTTGTAGTTTTTATATTAACTCCTCCTCTGATAAAATTTTTAGAACTCAGAGATTTTGTTGTTAAAGATGTAAATAAAAAAGGTAATGTTATGATTGCAAGACCTGGTGGAATATCAATAATATTGGGAATTATTGCATCTGAAATTATTCTTTACTTGTTTTTACAATTAAATGAAATACTTGCAATTATTTTTACAACCTCTGCAGCCTTTGTAATTGGATATATTGATGATAGAAAAGTTATGGGTGGTTGGTTTAAACCTGTTACACTTGCAATTATATCCATACCTATTATCCTTCTTGGTGTATATGATTCAGATTTATCATTTCCGTTGTTTGGAACCGCACAAATTCCCATACTTTATCTTGCATTAATTATTTTTATAATCCCTATTACTGGAAATACAATCAACTCTATTGATGTTCTTAATGGTGTTGCAAGCGGATTTATGATCATTGCAAGTTTTTCTTTATCGATCTGTTTGTTTATTGTACAAAACTATGAAATTGCAATTGTAAGTTTACCTTTAGGATTTGTTTCTTTAGCATTTTACAAGTTTCATAAAATTCCAAGTAAAATTTTTCCAGGAGATTCTGGAGCTCTAACATTGGGTGTCATGTATGGAACTATTGCAATTGTTGGTAGTGTAGAAATTATTGCAGCAGTTGCATTGTTGCCTGCAGTAATTAATTCATTTTTATTCCTTTCAAGTGTAAAGAAAATAGTTGAACATAGACAAATCAAGGGAACACCTGTAGATCATACAGAAGATTTCAAGTTAAAGGCAACTGATGATAATGCTGCACCTGTAACTTTGGTTAGATTAATTCTTGCTACAGGACCATTAACTGAAAGACAAGTTGGAATTACAATCTTTAAACTTGCCTTGTTTTCAGGAATACTTGCAATTATTACAGCTTCTTTAATGAGTGTGAGAATTTGAGAAAAAATATCTATGGATTTCTGTTTGGAATGTGGCTTTTGATGCTTCTTGGAGGTGGAATTGTTGTTACAATTCTTGGTCCTATAGAAATTTCAGGATTTGGAGATGCAAATTGGTTAATTGCATCTATAATTAAAGCAGTAATTGCAATAATTCTTGTTATTATTTGGATTCTTGTTCTATCTAAACTGAAAAATTGGATTTTCCAAAAGGAGATCCAATCTTAACTTTCTAGCCATTTTTTTTGCTTGATATCATATTCTTCTCTAGTTTTTCTGATTGTTGCAGGCATTCCCATAACAACAACATTTTCAGGTACATCTCTTGTTACTACTGCACCCATTGCAACAACACTGTTTTTTCCAATGGTTACTCCTGCTTTAATTACTGCACGAGCACCAATTATTGCACCTTCTTCAATTGTAACTCCTCTCATCTTATCACACATTGGATAAGGATCATTTGTCAAAACTGCAGCTGGTCCAATGAACACATTTTTTCCAATCTTTGAAAGTGGCGGAATGTAAGCTGAACCTTCTATTTTTGTATTTTCTCCAATCTTAACATTGTAATCAATATGCACTAAAGAACCAATCTTGACGTTATTTCCAATCTCAACATTGTCTCCAATATACGTAAAATGCCAAATTGAAACATTTTGACCAATTTTTGCTTTTTCAGAAATAAAATTTGTTATCATATCTTACAAATGCCATGGGTTAGCCTTTGTAATAATTTTTTCAGGTAATTTATCCCTAAAATTTTTCAAAAATTCTATTTCTTGCTTTTTGTCTCGTAGCTCATCTGGAAGCATTATTGGAATTTCTTCGATTATTGGGTAGAATCTAGAACATTTTGAACAAAAAAGAACTCCTTCTGAAACTATGTTATTATTTTCTTCAATTTCAAATAATTCCAAAGGAAAACTCTTGTCAATTGGACATGCTAAGATATCTATCATTGTTTTATTCATTTTAGATTCAGATAGATTGGTATCCCCTTTTGGCTAGATAAAAGTGCAGCTTCAGCAATTTTTGTTACATTTACTGCCTCTTGGATTTTTACAATTTGTTCTTTTTCTCCATTTATTGAATCTAGAAAATTTTGAATTTCTAATAATAGTGGTTCCTGTTTCTCATTTCGAGGAATTTCTGTCTCATCTTTTTTTTCTATTTTTACTTCTTGTGAAATAAAATCTGATGAAATAATTGCATCTGAACAAACAGCACTAAATGTTCTAACTTTTTTTGGCGTAATCCAGTTTGAAGAAATAATTGCCACTTTGTTTTCTTTATATCCTAACATTATACTCGCAAAATCTTCATATTTGTGATTTATTTTTCCTGCTTTAGCAAAAACTACTATGGGCATCTCATCAAACAACCAATTTGCAGTATCAATATCGTGTACTGAAGTATCATAAATTATTCCAATATCTTTTATGTTAAGTGGCATTCTATTTTCACGATGAAATTCAAGCATAATTAAATCGCCATACTTTTTTTCTTTAACAAGATTTTTTACAACACCTACTGCAGGATTAAATCTCTCAATATATCCACAAGTTAGAATTACTTTATTTTTTCCTGCAATCTTAACAAGTTCTTCACCCTCTTCTGTTTTGTATGTAAGAGGTTTTTCAACAAAAACATGTTTTTTAGACTCAAGTAATTTTTTTGTGATTGTGGTATGGGTAAATGTTGGTGTTACAACCATTGCTCCATCGAATTCTTCAGAGATCATCATCTTATCAAGTGATGTATAATGATTAACAGAATATTTTTCTCCGTATTCTTTACTTCGTTGAGCATCTACATCACAAATTGCACTGAGAACTCCTAATTCTGATAAAACCCTTGCATGATTTTTACCCCATCCTCCTGTACCAATTTGTACAATTTTCATCTAATACACCGCAGTTAACCAATGAATGTAGTCATTATTTTTGTTCATTACTATGTCTGTATACTCTTCCATCATCTTCTTTGTAATGTCTCCTGGCTTTCCACCACTAATCTTCTTTCCATCAAGTGCAATTATAGGTGTAATCTCAGCCGCAGTCCCTGTCAAAAATATCTCATCAGACATTGCAAGCTCACTTCTTGTAATTTCTCTTTCAACTACCTCAATATCTAAATCTCTTGCAATTTTGATTACTGCATCACGCGTAATTCCTTCTAATGCTGCTGATGCTAATGATGGAGTTGCAAGTTGACCTTCCCTTACAATAAAGATGTTTTCTCCAGGTGCTTCACTAACATTGCCATCATGATCAAGCAAGATTGCTTCATCTACTCCATTTCTTTTTGCCTCTTGTGTGGCAATAATTGAATTTAGATAGTTTCCTCCCATCTTTGCTTGTGGTGGAGTTGACCTATCTGAAAACTTTCTCCAAGAAACAATTGCCGCTG
Proteins encoded:
- a CDS encoding Gfo/Idh/MocA family protein; the protein is MKIVQIGTGGWGKNHARVLSELGVLSAICDVDAQRSKEYGEKYSVNHYTSLDKMMISEEFDGAMVVTPTFTHTTITKKLLESKKHVFVEKPLTYKTEEGEELVKIAGKNKVILTCGYIERFNPAVGVVKNLVKEKKYGDLIMLEFHRENRMPLNIKDIGIIYDTSVHDIDTANWLFDEMPIVVFAKAGKINHKYEDFASIMLGYKENKVAIISSNWITPKKVRTFSAVCSDAIISSDFISQEVKIEKKDETEIPRNEKQEPLLLEIQNFLDSINGEKEQIVKIQEAVNVTKIAEAALLSSQKGIPIYLNLK
- a CDS encoding acyltransferase — encoded protein: MITNFISEKAKIGQNVSIWHFTYIGDNVEIGNNVKIGSLVHIDYNVKIGENTKIEGSAYIPPLSKIGKNVFIGPAAVLTNDPYPMCDKMRGVTIEEGAIIGARAVIKAGVTIGKNSVVAMGAVVTRDVPENVVVMGMPATIRKTREEYDIKQKKWLES
- a CDS encoding minichromosome maintenance protein MCM; this translates as MSSAQTSTFTDSALSDKVKEFLTRFKDSSGEYKYVQAIDEMMPKNSKFIIVDYNDLIIEPEIISIFSENPDRIFDAFSRAIKEALQTRFPDYAEKIKDEVRVRLINYPSERSLRQINAETIGTITSVSGMVVRASEVKPLAKELIFICPDEHQTKVIQIKGMDVKVPVVCDNPNCKQRDFDLKPEASKFIDFQILRLQELPEDLPPGQLPHYIDVTIRQDLVDNARPGDRIVLTGVVRVEQESVTGVTRGHSGLYRLRIEGNNIEFLGGRGSKTARKIEREEISPEEEKMIKALAHSPDVYQRLIDSFAPHIQGQSLIKEAILLLIVGSNQRSLGDGSKIRGDINVFLVGDPGTAKSEMLKFCSRIAPRGLYTSGRGSTAAGLTAAVVRDKTGIMMLEAGAVVLGDQGLVSIDEFDKMKPEDRSALHEVMEQQSASIAKGGIVATLNARTSILAAANPMYGKYDPFKNITENVNLPIPLLTRFDLIFVVRDIPTKEKDEKIARHIIELHTPQGTDKKSVVDVDLLTKYLSYAKRGSPDLTKEAEQKILDYYLQMRNVESEEMITVTPRQLEGIIRLSTARARLLMKDKVEEEDAERAIFLIQSMLQDAGVDVNTGKVDLGVLQGKPRSEVSKMQLFMDVLKGLEGDNKIPVEEKAFVRELEKSEKFTEEEARNYIRRMLREASIYESKPGHYNRV
- a CDS encoding Trm112 family protein → MNKTMIDILACPIDKSFPLELFEIEENNNIVSEGVLFCSKCSRFYPIIEEIPIMLPDELRDKKQEIEFLKNFRDKLPEKIITKANPWHL
- a CDS encoding MraY family glycosyltransferase translates to MIEFLFPAIISCVAAFFVVFILTPPLIKFLELRDFVVKDVNKKGNVMIARPGGISIILGIIASEIILYLFLQLNEILAIIFTTSAAFVIGYIDDRKVMGGWFKPVTLAIISIPIILLGVYDSDLSFPLFGTAQIPILYLALIIFIIPITGNTINSIDVLNGVASGFMIIASFSLSICLFIVQNYEIAIVSLPLGFVSLAFYKFHKIPSKIFPGDSGALTLGVMYGTIAIVGSVEIIAAVALLPAVINSFLFLSSVKKIVEHRQIKGTPVDHTEDFKLKATDDNAAPVTLVRLILATGPLTERQVGITIFKLALFSGILAIITASLMSVRI
- a CDS encoding DEAD/DEAH box helicase; the protein is MKIEKLQLPDSAIKFLKSQGFEKLYPPQADSVKSGLLDGKSILVSAPTASGKTLIAMIGMMSYLSKNKGKIIYLSPLRALAAEKFSEFKKLEKIALGKKIKVGISTGDFENIEKNLEKNNILILTNEKMDSIIRHGAEWIDEIGLVIADEVHLIGDENRGPTLEMILTQLKLLETKPQIVGLSATITNSDEIADWLGCKLVKNDWRPVPLTEGVCDGGEVTMNGGKTFEVERSIRGTPVDLGVQSVKDGGQSLVFAETRTRSKSLATKAADAISQILQKKDIAQLEKTSKKILSENEHTELVKTLATLVKKGVAFHHAGLNQNCREIIEKEFRNGAIKLLSSTPTLAAGVNLPARRVVISNVNRYNAKVGANRPISILEYKQLCGRAGRPQYDDYGESIIVGNGNAEDLIDYYINGEPEPIESKITDDKSLRTHILSIVVTHPGIKKEEILEFFLETLGGLQSRKPTIKFAIDISLRFLSSEYLLVKKGDRYAATEFGKKTSMLYIDPLTATYFRDAVENVSQDRKHTFGFLHLISNCEEFFPKFSLRQKDYEAASLMIENNSSELLEPISEYDCSRSLLALQAWITESSELSLSDSLGIESGDVHRMTETANWLAYCLREISKHVERVDLLEELDDLRQRITYGIREELLDLVQIKGIGRVRARILFKHGIRNLDDLAKIPVNKLADIDKIGSTIADNIKSELRKIRY
- a CDS encoding branched-chain amino acid transaminase, with translation MKLPISKYVWFDGKYVLTEKAQVPITTHAIHYGTSIFEGIRAYWNGKNLHVFRLDEHVKRFRRSGQFYNISLNFSDKEIINAITGICKKNKLKKSCYIRPFYFVGDYGINLHVTEKAPTSVAVFTFPFGDLFNKRGISAAIVSWRKFSDRSTPPQAKMGGNYLNSIIATQEAKRNGVDEAILLDHDGNVSEAPGENIFIVREGQLATPSLASAALEGITRDAVIKIARDLDIEVVEREITRSELAMSDEIFLTGTAAEITPIIALDGKKISGGKPGDITKKMMEEYTDIVMNKNNDYIHWLTAVY